GCTCCGCTGAAAAGAGGCCAGCGGGTGTGTGTGCGTACCAGCGCGTGCCACGCTGTTCGATCCGCTTGACGGGCGTGCCTTCATGAAAGACCGCTCCGCGTGCCTGCGCTGCGTGACGAAACGCCATGGTGGCGCGGTACGGCAACGCATAGCCATCGCGTTCGACCCAGATCGCGCCGGTCACATGCGGCGCGAGCGCCGGCTCCAGTTCGCGGACAGTTGCGCGGTCGATGATCTTTTCGTGAGTAAAGCCCTGTGCCTCGAGCGACGCAACGCGAGCGCGACACTCGTCGAGCTCGGCCTCGCTTTCGGCGATTTTCATCTGGCCCGAGGGCACGAAACCGGCATCATCGCCGGTGGTCGCGACGATGTTGTGCCAAATCTCGCGTGACATCAGCGCCAGCGGGATTTCCGGCAACGGCCGGCCGAGCGTGCGCACACCGCCCGCATTGACACCCGACGCATGGCGGCCAACGTAATCCGCTTCGAGCACCGTGACGCGCACGCCACGGCTCGCCAGATAGAACGCGCTGCTCGATCCGTGCAGTCCACCACCAATCACCAGCACGTCGGCTTCGTTGACCGCGGCGCTATTCACCGGCGAGTTCTCCGAGCGTGAGCGGTTTGATCGGTGGGCGGATACGGTAATAGCCGACCGTGGCAGGCGACACCTTGCGTGCCTCGGCGATCACTTCGGTCACGGTCAGCCCGCAAAGGCGTCCCTGGCACGGGCCCATCCCACAGCGGCCAAACGACTTGGCCTGATTCGGGCCCTGACAGCCGAGTTCCACGAAGCGACGCACGTCGCCAGCCGTCACCTCTTCGCAGCGGCACACCTGCACGTCGTCGTGCGGCACGCGGTTCTCGTCGCGCGGCCGGTACAAGGTATCGAGGAACGGACGGATACGCTTCACTTCCGCGAGGCGCCGCAACAACGGCGCCGCGTTATGGTTACGCGTCGCCTGATCGAGCGCGCCCAATTGCGCGGCAATCGCCAGCGCGCTCAGTTCGCCTTGCGCCTCGGCCGCTTGCGCGCCGGCGATCCCGCCACCGTCGCCTGCGACGAAGATACCGGCGACATCGAGCTCGCCCCATGCATCGGTCTGCGGCGTGAAGCACAATTGCGCGTCATCCCAA
The sequence above is drawn from the Paraburkholderia phenazinium genome and encodes:
- a CDS encoding NAD(P)/FAD-dependent oxidoreductase translates to MNSAAVNEADVLVIGGGLHGSSSAFYLASRGVRVTVLEADYVGRHASGVNAGGVRTLGRPLPEIPLALMSREIWHNIVATTGDDAGFVPSGQMKIAESEAELDECRARVASLEAQGFTHEKIIDRATVRELEPALAPHVTGAIWVERDGYALPYRATMAFRHAAQARGAVFHEGTPVKRIEQRGTRWYAHTPAGLFSAEHLVITAGAWSGELARQVGEPVPVHPEGLMLMVTHRVAPFCRATLGATGRPLSFKQFDNGTVVIGGKLIGIADLPGRHGEVDFARLVRSAHTVVDLFPHLRHLGVNRAWAGVEAFTEDSLPVISPSRKASNLTYSFGYCGSGFQLGPGCGKLVSELVLDGVPSLPLDAFAIDRFDAGRLGCT